Proteins from one Falco cherrug isolate bFalChe1 chromosome 7, bFalChe1.pri, whole genome shotgun sequence genomic window:
- the CTXN2 gene encoding cortexin-2, with product MMSSNYCSNTSASMSVNEMSAFPLTLEQKTGFAFVGILCVFLGLLIIRCFKILLDPYSSMPSSTWEDEVEGLDKGTFEYALA from the coding sequence ATGATGAGCAGTAATTACTGCAGCAACACTTCAGCCAGCATGAGTGTCAATGAAATGTCTGCCTTTCCTCTGACTTTAGAGCAAAAAactggctttgcttttgtggggattttgtgtgttttcttgggaCTTCTAATTATCAGATGCTTCAAAATCTTGCTAGACCCCTACAGTAGTATGCCCTCTTCTACGTGGGAAGATGAAGTTGAGGGGTTGGATAAAGGAACATTTGAATATGCTCTTGCATGA